In Rhodothermus marinus DSM 4252, a single genomic region encodes these proteins:
- a CDS encoding phosphoribosyltransferase, translating into MTAFVRFRDRRDAGRQLARLLMPYRAEHPLVLGLPRGGVVVAYEIARALQAPLDVIVARKIGAPQQPELAIGAVAPGGVVFFYPYALRALGISPELARQLAAREQQELERRIRRYRGDQPMPDVTGRTVIVVDDGLATGATALAAVRALRRQHPRRIVLAAGVCAPETAAALEPEVDDLVCVAMPEDFVAVGQWYDDFRPVTDEEVIALLEDARRWSTPDAEPSSDTPNASS; encoded by the coding sequence ATGACCGCTTTTGTTCGCTTTCGCGACCGGCGCGACGCCGGTCGGCAGCTGGCGCGCCTGCTGATGCCTTACCGGGCCGAGCATCCGCTGGTGCTGGGCCTGCCGCGCGGCGGCGTCGTCGTTGCCTACGAGATCGCTCGCGCCCTGCAGGCACCGCTCGACGTGATCGTGGCCCGCAAGATCGGGGCGCCACAGCAGCCCGAGCTGGCCATCGGGGCCGTGGCGCCCGGTGGCGTCGTGTTCTTCTATCCCTATGCGCTGCGGGCGCTGGGCATCTCGCCGGAACTGGCCCGCCAGCTGGCAGCGCGCGAGCAGCAGGAGCTCGAACGCCGCATCCGTCGCTACCGGGGCGATCAGCCCATGCCGGATGTAACGGGACGGACCGTGATCGTGGTAGACGACGGGCTGGCGACCGGCGCCACGGCGCTGGCGGCCGTCCGAGCCCTGCGCCGCCAGCACCCCCGGCGGATCGTGCTGGCCGCCGGGGTGTGCGCACCGGAGACGGCCGCAGCGCTGGAGCCCGAAGTGGACGACCTGGTGTGCGTGGCCATGCCCGAAGATTTCGTGGCCGTCGGCCAGTGGTACGACGACTTCCGGCCCGTGACCGACGAAGAAGTGATCGCGTTGCTCGAAGACGCCCGCCGCTGGAGCACGCCCGACGCCGAGCCGTCCTCCGACACCCCGAATGCTTCCTCGTAG
- a CDS encoding archease, with protein MEQSAPSWFRELDHTADTGIEVWAESLPELFERAAWGLFAILTDPDTVTPREAVSFELEAPDVQALLVRWLSELNYYHITKRWVFSRFEVQQLSERHLVAQAWGEPIDPARHTIYTEVKAITYHGLKLERRDGQWYARIIFDL; from the coding sequence ATGGAGCAAAGCGCGCCGTCCTGGTTCCGCGAACTCGATCATACGGCCGACACGGGCATCGAAGTCTGGGCCGAGTCGCTGCCGGAGCTTTTCGAGCGGGCCGCCTGGGGACTGTTTGCCATCCTGACCGATCCTGACACCGTGACGCCCCGCGAGGCGGTCTCCTTTGAACTGGAAGCGCCCGACGTGCAGGCGCTGCTGGTGCGCTGGCTGTCGGAGCTGAACTACTACCATATCACGAAACGGTGGGTCTTTTCGCGCTTCGAGGTGCAGCAGCTCAGCGAGCGGCACCTGGTGGCACAGGCGTGGGGCGAGCCGATCGATCCGGCGCGCCACACGATCTATACCGAGGTCAAGGCCATCACCTACCATGGACTCAAGCTGGAACGACGCGACGGACAGTGGTACGCCCGCATCATCTTTGACCTCTGA
- a CDS encoding asparaginase domain-containing protein — translation MDVKIFTTGGTIDKVYFDAKSTYEVGDPQIVDILREANVTIDWELETLFRKDSLDLTDEDRAVIVEKVRQEPCPRILITHGTDTMIETAKALQGIPGKTIVLVGSLSPARFKSSDAEFNIGFALAAVQTLPPGVYIAMNGRIFHPDRVRKNREANRFEPI, via the coding sequence ATGGACGTGAAGATTTTCACCACGGGCGGTACCATCGACAAGGTGTACTTCGACGCGAAGAGCACCTACGAGGTGGGCGACCCGCAGATCGTGGATATTCTCCGCGAGGCGAACGTCACGATCGACTGGGAGCTGGAGACGCTTTTCCGCAAGGACAGCCTGGACCTGACCGACGAGGACCGGGCGGTCATTGTCGAAAAAGTGCGGCAGGAGCCCTGCCCGCGCATTCTGATCACGCACGGCACCGATACGATGATCGAAACGGCCAAGGCGCTGCAGGGCATTCCGGGCAAGACCATCGTGCTGGTGGGGTCGCTCAGTCCGGCCCGCTTCAAGAGCAGCGACGCCGAGTTCAACATCGGCTTTGCGCTGGCGGCCGTGCAGACGCTGCCGCCGGGCGTGTACATCGCCATGAACGGCCGTATCTTTCACCCGGATCGGGTGCGAAAAAATCGGGAGGCCAACCGCTTCGAACCGATCTGA
- a CDS encoding RNA polymerase sigma factor, translating into MARAPNIPARLVARARQGESEAQNLLLRRLEPVLRAFFFKRLGDVPEIDDLVQNTLLRVHTGLPDLKDDARLKAFAMKAALFELQDFYRGRYHGREQLFDPEQPPSVADDPGESEPRLDLEQALQALTPHARRILELRAYGYRYQEIARMLSTTEAAVKMQVKRAFEKMRQLLPGWSEKS; encoded by the coding sequence ATGGCCCGTGCGCCGAACATTCCGGCCCGGCTGGTGGCCCGGGCGCGGCAGGGCGAGTCCGAGGCGCAGAACCTGCTGCTGCGTCGACTGGAGCCGGTGCTGCGTGCTTTTTTCTTCAAGCGGCTGGGCGACGTGCCGGAAATCGATGATCTGGTGCAGAATACGCTGCTCCGGGTGCATACAGGACTTCCGGATCTGAAGGACGACGCCCGGCTCAAGGCGTTCGCCATGAAGGCGGCGCTGTTCGAGTTGCAGGACTTCTACCGGGGGCGGTATCACGGACGAGAGCAGCTTTTCGATCCGGAGCAGCCACCGTCGGTGGCCGATGATCCCGGAGAAAGCGAACCCCGGCTGGATCTGGAGCAGGCACTCCAGGCGCTCACCCCGCATGCCCGGCGCATTCTGGAGCTTCGGGCCTATGGCTATCGCTATCAGGAAATCGCCCGAATGCTCAGCACCACCGAGGCCGCCGTCAAGATGCAGGTCAAGCGTGCCTTCGAAAAGATGCGCCAGCTGCTGCCCGGCTGGTCGGAAAAGTCCTGA
- a CDS encoding FecR family protein, producing the protein MAADFDALPFREELPPEERAALQALLQREPALAQALRHWEALQAHLRERVEAAVPDRRLLVLYALVRCGREALLTPEERAELEAARPALERALQALPGLETVAEDVAAACADFEEAWAAHFPSEQRRMRPAAERRPRPLHRRPAYRWVVRVALSGVVLALVGILWWQQTGQRVEWTVADGAVEVRTLADGSTVRLVGPAVLRYAVRFDRKVQLEGQAFLEVQPDTRPFVVETPEAVVTVLGTRFGVRSAGGRTEVVLVEGRVALNGRGRTEAPVVLTPGQRSLVAAGQAPEPPVPVRVPEALRWTGLHIFDGMPLGEIARYLSDFYGVSIAVDASLAGEPIVGTFAQDQPLPEILQALAATLGARVEQLPDGYHLIPIG; encoded by the coding sequence ATGGCCGCCGATTTTGACGCATTGCCTTTCCGGGAGGAGTTGCCGCCGGAGGAGCGAGCAGCGTTGCAGGCATTGTTGCAGCGGGAGCCGGCGCTGGCGCAGGCGCTCCGGCACTGGGAGGCGCTGCAGGCCCATCTGCGTGAGCGCGTGGAGGCGGCGGTGCCGGATCGGCGGTTGCTCGTACTCTACGCGCTGGTTCGCTGCGGACGCGAAGCGCTGCTGACGCCGGAAGAACGGGCCGAACTGGAGGCGGCGCGGCCCGCACTGGAGCGGGCGTTGCAGGCGCTACCGGGACTGGAAACGGTCGCGGAAGATGTTGCGGCGGCCTGTGCCGACTTCGAGGAGGCCTGGGCGGCGCATTTTCCCTCGGAGCAGCGTCGGATGCGTCCGGCGGCCGAACGGCGGCCACGTCCACTGCACCGTCGGCCGGCTTATCGCTGGGTGGTGCGTGTGGCGCTGAGCGGGGTGGTCCTGGCGCTGGTCGGTATTCTCTGGTGGCAGCAGACCGGGCAGCGGGTTGAATGGACGGTGGCCGACGGCGCCGTCGAGGTGCGCACGCTGGCCGATGGTTCCACGGTGCGGCTGGTGGGACCGGCCGTGCTGCGCTACGCCGTCCGCTTCGACCGAAAGGTGCAGCTCGAAGGACAGGCCTTTCTGGAGGTACAACCCGACACGCGACCCTTCGTCGTGGAGACGCCCGAAGCGGTCGTCACGGTGCTGGGCACGCGCTTTGGCGTGCGGAGCGCCGGGGGACGGACCGAGGTGGTGCTCGTCGAAGGCCGCGTGGCGCTGAACGGACGGGGGCGCACCGAAGCGCCGGTCGTGCTGACGCCGGGGCAGCGAAGCCTTGTGGCGGCCGGACAGGCACCCGAACCGCCCGTGCCGGTGCGGGTGCCCGAGGCGCTTCGGTGGACCGGTCTGCATATCTTCGACGGCATGCCGCTGGGCGAAATCGCCCGCTATCTCTCGGACTTTTACGGCGTTTCGATTGCCGTGGACGCGTCGCTGGCCGGGGAGCCCATCGTGGGGACGTTCGCACAGGATCAGCCCCTTCCCGAAATCCTGCAGGCGCTGGCCGCCACGCTGGGTGCTCGAGTGGAGCAACTGCCGGATGGTTACCATCTGATTCCCATCGGCTGA
- a CDS encoding TonB-dependent receptor, giving the protein MSRSAWQHVRFGWKYGLLALVLALFGASGARAQSAPVEIDVQDVPLTEALRRLEAQTGIRLIYAQRVVARQRSTCRYRGERVEEALACILQGTSLRARRIRDGQYVLVATRSSRRSWGPSTGLLSGFVLDAQTGEVLPGAHVYLPDLRRGAITNAAGYFALPALARAFYRVRISYLGYATVDTVLWAGGEPLTLRLRPVTLGIGVVRIDASRLPLEEQATTAGTFALPVGYLERLPSFPGEQDLFQVLQWLPGVQRSGEVSGGLLVQGGAPDQNLYLLDGAPVYHPWHAFSLISTFQTETFKGIRFYQGAFPAGHGGRLSAVLEAEMRDGNLEHPRALLGLSPLSARFVVESPITSTSSFMLSGRRSYLDQLIGREHPVEDESGRRDTLRTGYYFYDVSAKLAYRPGVRHRLSLSYYEGGDDLDLRLPFDFSLDFSSWLRPADLFFEVDQRWGNRLFSLRYQYLPTRRFFVSTVAYVSGYRAREAFFVKPTGSAAVASNYTVRLEDMGVRVEASHYAALKHETQLGLQLVRRTFRSTLDAWVQRAPSAVDTLAQQSRQQALEAALYAQHVWRPTTRWEGQAGLRVSRFDALPVELEPRLSMRYSLSPDQVVLRVSVGRYVQYLHQLRDRFSYLYDVVSTRWIPAGPGVRPAVAWQGSTELEARPHPWLTVRTQLYYRRLHATLLPRDAYQTKDGLEGPGIETGVLLGQYVPARARAYGIEALMRVDHDPWQFWVSYRGGRSLNRAPALGERSDRPARFDVPRALNAFVRYTRPRWEVMLAGELRSGYPTTVPVARYELGDPLEPEPIVYLYRPEINNGRLPPYWRIDARVAYRFGWLGARWQVELYVYNLLNHRNVIDRRYEPTPTGVRIIDRRGVPLLPLLELQMEL; this is encoded by the coding sequence ATGTCGCGATCGGCCTGGCAACATGTCCGTTTCGGCTGGAAGTATGGCCTGCTGGCCCTGGTGCTCGCGCTGTTCGGTGCGTCGGGTGCGCGGGCGCAGAGCGCTCCGGTGGAGATCGACGTGCAGGACGTGCCGCTGACAGAGGCGCTACGCAGGCTGGAGGCGCAGACCGGCATCCGGTTGATCTATGCGCAGCGCGTGGTCGCGCGCCAGCGCAGCACCTGCCGCTACCGGGGCGAACGGGTAGAGGAGGCGCTGGCGTGTATTCTCCAGGGCACGAGCCTGCGGGCCCGCCGCATTCGGGACGGTCAGTACGTGCTGGTGGCCACGCGCTCGTCCCGGCGGAGCTGGGGACCTTCGACCGGGCTGCTCTCCGGCTTCGTGCTCGATGCGCAGACCGGCGAGGTGCTGCCCGGGGCGCACGTATACCTGCCGGACCTTCGGCGCGGAGCCATCACGAACGCGGCCGGCTACTTCGCGCTGCCGGCCCTGGCCCGGGCGTTCTACCGGGTCCGCATTTCCTACCTGGGTTACGCGACGGTCGATACGGTGCTCTGGGCCGGCGGCGAGCCGCTGACGCTTCGCCTCCGGCCGGTCACGCTGGGCATCGGCGTGGTGCGCATCGACGCCAGTCGGCTCCCTCTGGAAGAACAGGCGACGACGGCCGGGACGTTTGCGCTACCGGTCGGCTATCTGGAACGTCTGCCGTCGTTTCCAGGCGAGCAGGACCTGTTTCAGGTGCTGCAGTGGCTGCCGGGCGTGCAGCGTTCGGGTGAGGTCAGCGGCGGATTGCTCGTGCAGGGCGGCGCGCCCGATCAGAACCTGTACCTGCTCGATGGCGCGCCGGTCTATCATCCCTGGCACGCCTTCAGCCTGATCTCGACGTTTCAGACCGAGACCTTCAAGGGCATTCGTTTCTATCAGGGGGCGTTTCCGGCCGGACACGGGGGGCGGCTCAGTGCCGTCCTGGAGGCCGAAATGCGCGACGGCAACCTGGAGCACCCACGCGCCCTGCTGGGGCTCAGTCCGCTCAGCGCCCGATTTGTCGTCGAAAGCCCGATCACGTCCACCAGTTCGTTCATGCTCTCCGGACGCCGTTCCTATCTGGATCAGCTCATCGGGCGCGAGCATCCGGTCGAGGATGAAAGCGGCCGGCGCGATACGCTTCGGACCGGCTACTATTTTTATGACGTGAGCGCCAAGCTGGCCTATCGGCCCGGCGTGCGCCATCGGCTTTCGCTCAGCTACTACGAAGGCGGGGACGACCTGGACCTGCGCCTGCCGTTCGATTTTTCGCTGGATTTTTCGTCGTGGCTGCGGCCGGCCGATCTGTTTTTCGAAGTGGACCAACGCTGGGGCAACCGGCTGTTCAGCCTGCGTTATCAGTACCTGCCCACGCGGCGGTTCTTTGTGAGCACGGTGGCCTACGTGTCGGGCTACCGGGCGCGGGAGGCCTTTTTTGTAAAACCCACCGGAAGCGCGGCCGTGGCTTCAAACTATACGGTGCGGCTGGAAGACATGGGCGTTCGTGTGGAGGCCAGCCACTATGCCGCGCTGAAGCACGAAACACAACTGGGCCTGCAGCTTGTGCGTCGCACGTTTCGCAGCACGCTGGATGCGTGGGTGCAGCGGGCGCCTTCGGCGGTCGATACGCTGGCGCAGCAGAGCCGTCAGCAGGCGCTCGAAGCGGCGCTGTATGCGCAGCACGTGTGGCGTCCCACCACGCGCTGGGAAGGACAGGCGGGGCTGCGGGTCAGCCGTTTCGACGCGTTGCCGGTGGAGCTGGAGCCCCGGCTGTCCATGCGCTACAGCCTGAGCCCGGATCAGGTGGTACTCCGTGTGAGCGTGGGGCGGTACGTGCAGTATCTGCACCAGCTCCGGGACCGGTTTTCGTACCTTTACGACGTGGTTTCGACCCGCTGGATTCCGGCGGGTCCCGGCGTGCGGCCGGCCGTGGCCTGGCAGGGATCGACGGAGCTGGAGGCCCGGCCGCATCCCTGGCTGACGGTGCGCACGCAGCTCTATTACCGCCGGTTGCATGCGACGCTGTTGCCCCGGGACGCGTATCAGACCAAAGACGGGCTGGAAGGGCCGGGTATCGAGACGGGCGTGTTGCTGGGGCAGTACGTCCCGGCCCGGGCGCGGGCCTATGGGATCGAGGCGCTGATGCGGGTGGACCACGATCCCTGGCAGTTCTGGGTGAGTTACCGGGGCGGCCGTTCACTGAACCGGGCGCCGGCGCTCGGAGAGCGCTCTGACCGTCCGGCCCGCTTCGACGTGCCGCGGGCGCTGAACGCCTTTGTGCGCTACACCCGGCCCCGCTGGGAGGTGATGCTGGCTGGCGAGCTGCGCAGCGGCTACCCGACCACCGTGCCCGTGGCCCGCTACGAGCTGGGCGATCCACTCGAGCCCGAGCCGATCGTCTATCTCTACCGGCCGGAGATCAACAACGGTCGCCTGCCACCCTACTGGCGGATTGATGCCCGCGTGGCCTATCGCTTTGGCTGGCTGGGCGCCCGCTGGCAGGTGGAGCTGTACGTGTACAATCTGCTCAACCACCGCAACGTGATCGACCGGCGCTACGAGCCGACGCCCACGGGCGTGCGCATTATCGACCGGCGGGGTGTCCCGCTGCTCCCGTTGCTGGAACTGCAGATGGAGCTATGA
- a CDS encoding DUF4249 family protein, translated as MKRRVGLLLLAIGLVGCDTVVPGSEPVLVVEAFLQTDAPPPTIRLRQTGPLASPYDPDGAQAVTDASVILRLDSLDIPYRADPAAPGYYRPERTDLLLPPEAAFTLEIVWRGRLIRARDVLPPPIRIDSVQVSFPDAPVPAVLLDSLVLNDSLAIGARQGYLYPVEATLWWQAPDDPDSTYWVRPHLQPAVPFSSVVVDLFLRTEQVLLEQQSPTDGNGRRRWTGVYAVPVDSARAPLPVHTLRVALLRSGRAYAQFAATREFPERREPVSNVEGGLGIVAGIALDSLRLTVNP; from the coding sequence ATGAAAAGGCGCGTCGGGCTGCTGTTGCTGGCGATAGGGTTGGTGGGCTGCGATACCGTGGTGCCCGGTTCGGAGCCCGTCCTGGTGGTGGAGGCGTTTCTGCAGACCGATGCGCCACCGCCGACGATCCGCCTGCGCCAGACCGGTCCGCTGGCCAGCCCCTACGATCCGGACGGTGCGCAGGCGGTCACGGACGCCTCGGTGATCCTGCGACTCGATTCGCTGGACATTCCCTATCGAGCCGATCCGGCTGCACCCGGCTACTACCGGCCGGAGCGCACCGATCTGCTGCTGCCACCGGAAGCGGCGTTCACGCTGGAGATCGTCTGGCGCGGTCGCCTGATCCGGGCCCGCGACGTGCTGCCCCCGCCGATCCGAATCGACAGCGTGCAGGTGTCGTTTCCGGACGCGCCCGTGCCGGCCGTGTTGCTCGACTCGCTGGTGCTTAACGACTCGCTGGCCATCGGCGCCCGCCAGGGGTATCTGTATCCCGTGGAGGCGACGCTCTGGTGGCAGGCTCCGGACGACCCGGACAGCACCTACTGGGTGCGGCCGCACCTGCAACCGGCCGTGCCGTTTTCGTCGGTGGTGGTGGATCTGTTCCTTCGGACCGAGCAGGTACTGCTGGAACAGCAGAGTCCGACGGACGGCAACGGGCGGCGACGCTGGACCGGCGTCTATGCCGTGCCGGTCGATTCGGCCCGGGCGCCGCTGCCCGTGCACACCTTACGGGTGGCATTGCTGCGAAGCGGACGGGCTTATGCCCAATTTGCCGCCACACGCGAGTTCCCGGAGCGCCGGGAGCCCGTCTCCAACGTCGAAGGGGGGCTGGGCATCGTGGCCGGTATTGCGCTGGATTCGCTTCGACTGACGGTAAACCCATGA
- a CDS encoding regulatory protein RecX: protein MSRARTSKAPEPPVFREGVVTRLEPQVRDPERVSIFIDGAFWMGVHRDVLREHPVEEGQMLPLAVQQALYRAELIRKAQSVALRYLEHRPRTVQEVRRRLERAGFPGEVIDQVVARLEALGYLDDRAYARAYVQGRLAGRGYGPRRLEAELRRRGVPPDVVEATLDAALAETDPLEIARPLARRRWKLLCQNEPDRRKRRQKLIAFLQRRGFSSEIAYRLLRELD from the coding sequence ATGAGCCGAGCACGCACATCGAAGGCTCCCGAGCCGCCCGTGTTTCGAGAAGGGGTTGTAACCCGTCTTGAGCCACAGGTGCGCGATCCGGAGCGCGTGTCGATTTTCATCGACGGGGCGTTCTGGATGGGGGTGCATCGCGACGTGCTGCGCGAGCATCCGGTGGAAGAAGGACAGATGCTGCCGCTGGCCGTGCAGCAGGCGCTCTATCGGGCCGAGCTGATCCGGAAGGCACAATCGGTGGCGTTGCGTTATCTGGAACACCGGCCGCGAACGGTGCAGGAAGTGCGGCGACGGCTGGAACGGGCCGGTTTCCCGGGGGAGGTGATCGATCAGGTGGTGGCCCGACTGGAAGCGTTGGGCTATCTGGACGATCGGGCCTACGCGCGGGCTTACGTGCAGGGGCGGCTGGCCGGGCGCGGCTACGGACCGCGGCGCCTCGAGGCCGAGTTGCGCCGACGTGGCGTGCCGCCGGACGTGGTGGAGGCGACACTGGACGCGGCGCTGGCCGAGACCGATCCGCTGGAGATCGCCCGTCCGCTGGCCCGGCGACGCTGGAAATTGCTCTGCCAGAACGAACCCGATCGCAGAAAGCGGCGGCAGAAGCTGATCGCTTTTTTGCAACGACGGGGCTTTTCTTCCGAAATTGCCTACAGGCTCCTGCGCGAACTGGACTGA
- a CDS encoding AI-2E family transporter, with translation MLRPEPETPLEQAAPVSAWQFLTRHWAGRLLIGLALLGGLIWVVGYFTNLVVYLVVGLLLAYLLRPVVDRVQQLGLGRVPAILLTMSLLAGLISLVFTSLVPFLARQLAELSRLISLESLQGAVTQFERWLMRFFPIQPGTLMETLRQGFETLIRERQLASTIGSMLDLFANLFYAVLVIPFVTFFALKDGTRLRRSLLRLVPNRYFELTLAVLDKLGANVGRYFRALMLQSLSVATLASVLLALVGLRFAVAVGLFTGIANTIPYFGPLMGFLAGTLVGIAQTGDFSMVPEVLVAMGLTQIADNVLFQPLIFSRAARAHPLIILFAVLVGAQLAGIVGMLLAIPILTIVRVAVEQVRWGVRNYRILNASAR, from the coding sequence ATGCTGCGACCGGAACCGGAAACGCCTCTCGAACAGGCAGCGCCCGTCTCGGCCTGGCAATTCCTTACCCGGCACTGGGCGGGCCGGCTGCTGATCGGCCTGGCATTGCTGGGCGGCTTGATCTGGGTGGTCGGTTATTTTACCAACCTGGTGGTTTATCTGGTCGTCGGGCTGTTGCTGGCCTATCTGTTGCGGCCGGTGGTGGATCGCGTGCAGCAACTGGGGCTGGGGCGCGTCCCTGCCATTCTGCTGACGATGTCGCTGCTGGCCGGGCTGATCAGCCTGGTTTTTACTTCGCTGGTGCCTTTTCTGGCACGTCAACTGGCCGAACTGTCGCGCCTGATTTCGCTCGAATCGCTGCAGGGAGCCGTGACGCAATTCGAGCGATGGCTGATGCGCTTTTTCCCCATCCAGCCGGGCACGCTGATGGAAACGTTGCGTCAGGGTTTCGAAACATTGATCCGCGAGCGGCAACTGGCCAGCACGATCGGTTCGATGCTGGATCTGTTTGCCAATCTGTTCTATGCGGTGCTCGTCATTCCATTCGTGACGTTTTTCGCGCTCAAGGACGGTACGCGGCTGCGGCGCTCGTTGCTTCGGCTGGTTCCCAATCGCTACTTCGAGCTGACGCTGGCCGTACTGGACAAGCTGGGGGCGAACGTGGGCCGCTATTTCCGGGCGCTTATGCTGCAGAGTCTCTCGGTCGCCACGCTGGCCAGCGTGCTGCTGGCCCTGGTAGGACTGCGCTTTGCCGTGGCCGTGGGACTTTTCACCGGCATTGCCAACACGATCCCATATTTTGGCCCGCTGATGGGTTTTCTGGCGGGCACGCTGGTGGGTATCGCCCAGACCGGGGATTTTTCCATGGTACCGGAGGTGCTCGTTGCAATGGGGCTGACCCAGATTGCAGATAACGTGCTGTTTCAGCCGCTGATATTTTCGCGGGCGGCGCGGGCGCATCCGCTCATCATCCTGTTTGCCGTGCTGGTGGGCGCGCAACTGGCCGGTATCGTGGGCATGCTGCTGGCCATCCCCATCCTGACCATCGTCCGGGTGGCGGTCGAACAGGTCCGCTGGGGGGTGCGCAACTATCGCATTCTGAACGCATCGGCCCGATGA